A region from the Methylocella sp. genome encodes:
- the fusA gene encoding elongation factor G has product MPRTHAIEDYRNFGIMAHIDAGKTTTTERILYYSGKSHKIGEVHDGAATMDWMEQEQERGITITSAATTTFWNGKRLNIIDTPGHVDFTIEVERSLRVLDGAVCVLDGNQGVEPQTETVWRQADKYHVPRIVFVNKMDKIGADFFICVDDIKTKVGGRPICIQLPIGSESDFKGIIDLVRMKAVVWEDEALGAKYSDAEIPENLKEQAAEYRHILLEAAVELDDDVMASYLDGVEPDEATLKRLLRKAVRYITFIPVLCGSAFKNKGVQPLLDAVVDYLPSPVDREAIKGVDVDTGAEILRLPRDEEAFSMLAFKIMDDPFVGTLTFARVYSGHIDTGTTVLNSTKDKKERVGRMLLMHANNREDIKEAYSGDIVALAGLKDTRTGDTLCDVNKPVILERMEFPEPVIEIAIEPKSKGDQEKLGLALAKLAAEDPSFRVSTDQESGQTILKGMGELHLDIKVDILRRTYKVDANIGAPQVAYRERLTKRVEIDYTHKKQTGGTGQFARVIIVFEPNAAGQGNSFESKVVGGSVPKEFVPGVEKGINSVMGSGILAGFPVVDVKATLMDGGFHDVDSSVLAFEIAARAAFREALQKGGSVLLEPIMKVEVTTPEDYTGSVMGDLLGRRGQVQGQDMRGNAVIINAMVPLANMFGYVNQLRSFSQGRANYTMQFDHYEQVPAGEAAKVQAKYA; this is encoded by the coding sequence ATGCCTCGCACTCACGCTATCGAGGATTACCGTAACTTCGGCATCATGGCCCATATTGACGCGGGCAAGACGACGACGACGGAGCGGATTCTCTATTATTCCGGCAAATCGCATAAAATCGGCGAAGTGCACGACGGCGCTGCGACCATGGACTGGATGGAGCAGGAGCAGGAGCGTGGCATTACGATCACCTCCGCCGCGACGACGACCTTCTGGAACGGCAAGCGTCTGAACATTATCGATACGCCCGGCCACGTCGATTTCACCATCGAAGTCGAGCGTTCGCTGCGCGTGCTTGACGGCGCGGTATGCGTGCTCGACGGCAATCAGGGGGTTGAGCCGCAAACCGAGACCGTATGGCGTCAAGCCGACAAATATCACGTTCCTCGCATCGTTTTCGTCAATAAAATGGACAAGATCGGCGCGGATTTTTTTATCTGCGTCGACGACATCAAGACCAAAGTCGGCGGCCGTCCGATCTGCATTCAATTGCCGATTGGCTCAGAGTCCGATTTCAAAGGCATTATCGATCTTGTCCGCATGAAAGCGGTTGTCTGGGAAGATGAAGCGCTTGGCGCCAAATATTCCGACGCCGAGATTCCGGAAAACCTCAAGGAACAAGCCGCCGAATACCGCCATATTCTATTGGAAGCCGCAGTCGAGCTCGACGATGACGTAATGGCTTCGTATTTGGATGGCGTCGAGCCGGATGAGGCGACCTTGAAGCGCCTTCTGCGCAAGGCGGTTCGTTATATTACTTTCATTCCAGTTCTCTGCGGTTCCGCCTTCAAAAATAAGGGCGTTCAGCCCTTGCTGGATGCTGTCGTCGATTACTTGCCATCGCCCGTCGATCGTGAGGCGATCAAGGGCGTCGACGTCGACACAGGCGCAGAGATTTTGCGCCTGCCGAGGGACGAAGAAGCGTTCTCCATGCTCGCCTTCAAGATCATGGATGATCCTTTTGTCGGCACGCTCACCTTCGCGCGCGTCTATTCGGGTCATATCGATACGGGCACGACTGTCCTCAATTCGACCAAAGACAAGAAGGAACGGGTCGGGCGCATGCTTCTTATGCATGCGAACAATCGCGAAGACATCAAGGAAGCCTATTCGGGCGACATCGTTGCGCTCGCTGGTTTGAAGGACACTCGCACGGGAGATACTTTGTGCGATGTTAACAAGCCGGTCATTCTCGAGCGCATGGAGTTCCCGGAGCCGGTCATCGAGATCGCGATCGAGCCGAAATCCAAGGGCGATCAGGAAAAGCTAGGCCTCGCCTTGGCGAAGCTGGCGGCCGAGGATCCTTCCTTCCGCGTCTCGACCGACCAGGAATCTGGCCAGACCATTCTAAAGGGAATGGGAGAGCTTCATCTCGACATTAAAGTCGATATTTTGCGCCGCACCTATAAGGTCGATGCTAATATTGGTGCGCCGCAAGTCGCCTATCGCGAGCGTCTGACCAAGCGCGTTGAGATCGACTATACGCATAAGAAGCAGACCGGCGGCACGGGCCAATTCGCTCGCGTCATTATTGTGTTCGAGCCGAACGCAGCGGGGCAGGGCAATAGCTTCGAGTCCAAAGTTGTTGGCGGTTCAGTGCCGAAGGAATTTGTTCCCGGCGTTGAAAAAGGCATCAACAGCGTGATGGGGTCGGGCATTCTCGCCGGCTTCCCGGTGGTGGACGTCAAGGCGACGCTGATGGACGGCGGCTTCCATGACGTCGATTCCTCGGTGCTCGCCTTCGAAATCGCCGCGCGCGCAGCATTCCGCGAAGCTTTGCAAAAAGGCGGTTCCGTGCTGCTGGAGCCGATCATGAAAGTTGAAGTGACCACGCCGGAAGACTACACCGGTTCGGTCATGGGCGATCTGCTCGGACGGCGCGGCCAGGTGCAAGGTCAGGATATGCGCGGCAATGCGGTGATCATCAATGCGATGGTGCCGCTGGCCAACATGTTTGGTTACGTCAATCAATTGCGGTCCTTCAGTCAGGGCCGTGCGAACTACACGATGCAATTCGATCATTATGAGCAGGTCCCCGCGGGCGAAGCCGCAAAGGTACAGGCCAAATACGCCTAG
- the rplC gene encoding 50S ribosomal protein L3: MRSGVIAQKVGMTRVFSDVGEHVPVTVLKLDGCQVVAHRTKEQNGYTALQLGIGRAKVKNVSKAERTRFAVAKVEPKMKLAEFRVEEEALLPVGAEITADHFVVGQFVDVTGNSIGKGFAGAMKRWNFGGLRATHGVSVSHRSHGSTGGRQDPGRVFKNKKMAGHMGTARVTTQNLRVVQLDIERGLILVEGAVPGVAGGWIFICDAVKKALPKDAPKPGKYRLPSVESGDVAEAGTEARS, encoded by the coding sequence ATGCGGTCAGGTGTCATCGCACAAAAGGTCGGCATGACCCGCGTCTTCAGCGACGTCGGCGAGCATGTTCCGGTTACGGTTTTGAAGCTCGATGGCTGTCAAGTTGTCGCGCATCGGACCAAGGAACAGAACGGCTATACGGCGCTTCAGCTCGGCATCGGCCGCGCTAAGGTCAAGAACGTCTCGAAGGCGGAGCGCACTCGCTTTGCTGTCGCCAAGGTCGAGCCGAAAATGAAGCTTGCCGAGTTCCGCGTCGAGGAAGAAGCGTTGCTTCCCGTGGGCGCAGAGATCACGGCGGATCATTTCGTCGTCGGTCAATTCGTCGATGTGACGGGAAACAGCATCGGTAAGGGCTTTGCCGGCGCAATGAAGCGCTGGAACTTTGGCGGCCTTCGCGCAACACATGGCGTGTCGGTGTCGCATCGGTCGCACGGTTCTACCGGCGGCCGGCAGGATCCTGGCAGGGTCTTCAAAAACAAGAAGATGGCCGGGCATATGGGAACCGCGAGAGTGACGACGCAAAATCTGCGCGTTGTTCAACTCGATATCGAACGCGGCTTGATTTTGGTTGAAGGCGCGGTGCCTGGCGTTGCGGGTGGTTGGATCTTCATTTGCGACGCCGTCAAGAAGGCGTTGCCGAAAGATGCGCCGAAGCCTGGCAAGTATCGTTTGCCCAGCGTTGAGTCTGGCGATGTCGCCGAAGCCGGGACGGAGGCTCGCTCGTGA
- the rpsL gene encoding 30S ribosomal protein S12, protein MPTISQLIRKPRVDSVYREKARHLQACPQKRGVCTRVYTTTPKKPNSALRKVAKVRLTNGFEVIGYIPGEGHNLQEHSVVMIRGGRVKDLPGVRYHILRGVLDAQGVKNRKQRRSKYGTKRPK, encoded by the coding sequence ATGCCGACGATCAGTCAATTGATCCGCAAGCCGCGAGTAGACTCAGTTTACCGCGAAAAAGCCCGCCATCTCCAAGCTTGCCCGCAAAAGCGCGGCGTCTGCACGCGCGTCTATACAACGACCCCGAAAAAGCCGAACTCGGCTTTGCGGAAAGTCGCCAAGGTGCGTCTGACCAATGGCTTTGAGGTCATTGGTTATATTCCTGGCGAGGGGCATAATTTGCAGGAGCACTCGGTGGTCATGATCCGCGGCGGCCGCGTCAAGGATCTGCCCGGCGTCCGCTATCACATTCTGCGCGGCGTGCTCGATGCGCAGGGCGTCAAGAACCGCAAGCAGCGCCGTTCGAAATACGGCACCAAGCGGCCGAAGTAA
- the rplD gene encoding 50S ribosomal protein L4, translating into MKIDITSLEGDATGSIELDDAIFGLAPRQDLIARMVRYQLAKRRAGTHKVKGRGEISRTGKKMYKQKGTGNARHGSARVPQFRGGGRAFGPLVRSHAHDLPKKVRALALKHALSAKAQDGGIIVWSDAKVEDAKTKGLKASFAKLGLTNALIIDGAEPEVNFCLAARNIPQIDVLPVQGINVYDILRRKKLVLTRAAIDALEARFK; encoded by the coding sequence GTGAAGATCGATATTACTTCTCTCGAGGGCGACGCCACTGGGTCGATCGAACTCGACGATGCAATTTTTGGGCTTGCCCCACGCCAAGACTTGATTGCGCGCATGGTGCGCTATCAGCTCGCAAAGCGGCGCGCCGGCACGCATAAGGTTAAGGGACGCGGAGAGATTTCGCGAACCGGCAAGAAAATGTACAAGCAGAAGGGCACCGGCAACGCGCGGCATGGTTCTGCGCGGGTTCCGCAGTTTCGCGGCGGTGGCCGCGCCTTCGGTCCGCTTGTGCGTTCGCATGCCCATGATCTGCCGAAGAAGGTGCGCGCGCTGGCTCTGAAGCATGCGCTTTCGGCCAAGGCTCAGGATGGCGGCATTATCGTCTGGTCCGATGCGAAGGTTGAGGACGCAAAGACCAAGGGACTGAAGGCGAGCTTCGCCAAGCTTGGGCTGACCAACGCTCTGATCATCGACGGCGCGGAGCCGGAAGTGAATTTTTGCCTGGCTGCTCGGAACATTCCGCAAATTGACGTGCTGCCGGTGCAGGGCATCAATGTTTACGACATTCTTCGCCGGAAAAAGCTCGTTCTCACCAGGGCGGCGATCGATGCACTGGAGGCTCGCTTCAAATGA
- the rpsG gene encoding 30S ribosomal protein S7: MSRRHSAEKREVIPDAKFGDIILTKFMNSIMYDGKKSVAEAIVYDAFDIIGQKTRTEPLGVFKQALENVAPAIEVRSRRVGGATYQVPVEVRMERRQALAIRWIITAARGRNDKTMVDRLSAELMDAANNRGNAVKKREDTHRMAEANRAFSHYRW, from the coding sequence ATGTCTCGCCGCCACAGCGCTGAAAAGCGGGAAGTGATTCCGGATGCGAAATTCGGAGATATCATTCTCACGAAGTTCATGAACTCGATCATGTATGATGGCAAGAAGTCGGTCGCCGAAGCGATTGTGTACGACGCCTTCGACATCATCGGGCAGAAAACCCGCACGGAGCCGCTTGGCGTGTTCAAGCAGGCGCTCGAAAACGTGGCACCGGCGATTGAAGTTCGCTCTCGCCGCGTCGGCGGCGCGACCTATCAGGTTCCGGTTGAGGTTCGCATGGAGAGGCGCCAGGCGCTCGCCATTCGCTGGATCATCACCGCAGCCAGAGGACGCAACGACAAGACGATGGTTGATCGCCTTTCGGCCGAATTGATGGATGCCGCCAACAATCGCGGCAACGCAGTTAAGAAGCGGGAAGACACGCATCGTATGGCGGAAGCCAACCGCGCTTTCTCGCATTATCGGTGGTAG
- the tatC gene encoding twin-arginine translocase subunit TatC, producing MTDADIEATKAPLMDHLIELRARLIKAVVAFLAMFVICFFFAKDIYNILLVPFQHVAGPDARLIYTAPQEYFFTQIRVAIFAAAFLACPIIFAQIYAFVAPGLYKHERKAFAPYLYATPVFFALGALLVYFVVMPNLLHFFIGMQQAKEPGRAQIELLPRVSEYLSLIMTLIFAFGVTFQLPVVLTLLGQVGIIDSAFLRDKRRYAVVLVFVVAAVLTPPDIFSMLALAAPALLLYELSILTVAVMEKKRSAAQTPGT from the coding sequence ATGACTGACGCCGATATCGAGGCGACCAAAGCCCCTTTGATGGACCACCTGATCGAGCTGCGCGCGCGGCTCATCAAGGCGGTCGTCGCTTTTCTGGCGATGTTCGTCATCTGCTTCTTTTTCGCCAAAGACATTTATAATATTCTTCTGGTGCCCTTTCAGCATGTGGCGGGTCCAGACGCCCGCTTGATCTATACCGCGCCGCAGGAATATTTCTTCACGCAGATCAGGGTCGCGATTTTTGCTGCGGCCTTCCTCGCCTGTCCAATCATCTTCGCGCAGATCTACGCCTTTGTAGCGCCGGGGCTCTACAAGCACGAACGCAAAGCTTTCGCTCCTTATCTCTATGCGACGCCGGTTTTTTTCGCCCTTGGCGCGCTGCTGGTCTACTTCGTAGTGATGCCGAATCTACTTCATTTTTTCATCGGCATGCAGCAGGCCAAGGAGCCCGGCCGCGCTCAGATCGAGCTTTTGCCGCGCGTCAGCGAATATCTGTCCTTGATCATGACCTTGATCTTTGCGTTTGGCGTAACCTTCCAATTGCCGGTGGTGCTAACACTTTTGGGGCAGGTCGGAATCATCGATTCGGCTTTTCTGCGCGACAAGCGCCGCTATGCCGTCGTGCTCGTCTTTGTGGTGGCGGCGGTTCTGACGCCGCCGGACATTTTTTCGATGTTGGCGCTTGCCGCTCCTGCCTTGCTTCTCTACGAGCTCTCCATTTTGACCGTCGCCGTGATGGAAAAGAAGCGCAGCGCAGCGCAGACGCCGGGAACGTGA
- the tuf gene encoding elongation factor Tu has product MGKEKFQRNKPHCNIGTIGHVDHGKTSLTAAITKVLAESGGAVYTAYDQIDRAPEEKARGITISTAHVEYETKKRHYAHVDCPGHADYVKNMITGAAQMDGAILVVSAADGPMPQTREHILLARQVGVPALVVFMNKVDMVDDAELLELVELEVRELLSKYDFPGDDIPITKGSALCTLEGRSPEIGHDAVLALMDTVDAYIPQPDRPVDLPFLMPVEDVFSISGRGTVVTGRVERGIVKVGEEIEIVGLKPTVKTVVTGVEMFRKLLDQGQAGDNIGALLRGTKREDVERGQVLCKPGSVKPHTKFKAEAYILTKDEGGRHTPFFTNYRPQFYFRTTDVTGVVTLPEGTEMVMPGDNVTMDVELIVPIAMEEKLRFAIREGGRTVGAGVVASITD; this is encoded by the coding sequence ATGGGCAAGGAAAAGTTTCAGCGGAATAAGCCGCATTGCAACATTGGCACGATTGGCCATGTCGATCATGGCAAGACGTCGCTGACCGCTGCTATTACAAAAGTCTTGGCCGAATCCGGCGGGGCGGTTTACACGGCTTATGATCAGATCGATAGGGCGCCCGAAGAAAAGGCGCGCGGCATTACGATCTCGACCGCTCACGTCGAATACGAGACCAAGAAGCGCCATTACGCGCATGTCGACTGCCCTGGCCACGCCGACTATGTGAAGAACATGATCACCGGCGCGGCGCAGATGGATGGCGCTATTCTCGTCGTCTCGGCGGCTGACGGTCCGATGCCGCAGACTCGCGAGCATATCCTGCTCGCTCGTCAGGTCGGCGTGCCGGCGCTTGTCGTGTTCATGAATAAGGTCGACATGGTCGACGACGCCGAGCTGCTCGAACTTGTCGAGCTCGAGGTTCGCGAGTTGCTGTCGAAGTATGACTTCCCTGGAGACGATATTCCGATCACCAAGGGATCGGCGCTCTGCACGCTGGAAGGTCGCAGCCCCGAGATCGGACATGATGCTGTTCTGGCGTTGATGGATACGGTTGACGCCTATATTCCGCAGCCTGATCGCCCGGTTGATCTGCCCTTCCTGATGCCGGTTGAAGACGTGTTCTCGATCTCTGGTCGCGGCACGGTTGTGACTGGCCGCGTCGAGCGCGGCATCGTCAAGGTCGGCGAGGAAATTGAAATCGTCGGATTGAAGCCCACCGTGAAGACGGTTGTGACCGGCGTTGAAATGTTCCGCAAGCTGCTCGATCAGGGCCAGGCTGGCGACAACATCGGCGCTCTGTTGCGCGGCACCAAGCGCGAAGACGTTGAGCGCGGTCAGGTCTTGTGCAAGCCGGGTTCAGTGAAGCCGCACACCAAGTTCAAGGCGGAAGCCTATATTTTGACCAAGGACGAAGGTGGACGGCATACGCCGTTCTTCACGAACTACCGTCCGCAGTTTTATTTCCGCACCACGGACGTGACTGGCGTCGTGACCCTTCCTGAGGGCACGGAAATGGTGATGCCGGGCGATAACGTGACAATGGATGTCGAGCTCATTGTGCCGATCGCGATGGAAGAAAAGCTGCGCTTTGCTATTCGCGAAGGCGGTCGCACGGTGGGCGCAGGGGTCGTTGCGTCGATTACTGACTGA
- the rpsJ gene encoding 30S ribosomal protein S10: MNGQNIRIRLKAFDHRILDSSTKEIVSTAKRTGAQVRGPIPLPTKIEKFTVNRSPHVDKKSREQFEIRTHKRVLDIVDPTPQTVDALMKLDLAAGVDVEIKL; encoded by the coding sequence ATGAACGGCCAGAATATCCGCATTCGCCTCAAAGCATTCGATCATCGAATCCTTGATTCTTCGACGAAAGAGATTGTCTCGACGGCCAAGCGGACGGGCGCCCAGGTTCGTGGCCCTATTCCGCTGCCGACGAAGATCGAGAAGTTCACGGTGAACCGGTCGCCGCATGTCGATAAGAAGTCGCGTGAGCAGTTCGAAATCCGCACCCATAAAAGAGTGCTCGATATCGTCGATCCGACGCCGCAAACGGTGGATGCGTTGATGAAACTCGATCTTGCCGCGGGCGTCGATGTGGAGATCAAGCTTTAG
- the serS gene encoding serine--tRNA ligase — translation MYDIKWIRDNPDVFDEGRRRRGLEPLAEKLLTLDDLRRAAILKSQAGQERRNAASKEIGQAMAAKDATRADALKAEVAELKTRLPAFEAEERRASEALDKALSEIPNLPLEDAPYGKDENDNPELRRVGEPPKFAFKPKEHFELGEALGLMDFGTAAKLSGARFVVNKGPLARLERALGAFMLDLHTGEHDFTEVNPPIIVKDEAMFGTAQLPKFRDDQFLATRNEAINEAIHRTVAERYETNDEPAEIGALDVKLAEKYWLIPTAEVPLTNLVRESILDEKELPLRFTACTPCFRAEAGSAGRDTRGMIRQHQFAKVELVSITTPEQSLVEHERMLVCAEEVLKRLGLAYRVVTLCTGDMGFASQKTYDIEVWLPGQDRYREISSVSVCGDFQARRMNARYRPDGAKNTRFVHTLNGSGVAVGRALVAILENYQCEDGSIVVPEALRPYMGGMQRIEKPN, via the coding sequence ATGTATGATATCAAATGGATTCGCGATAATCCCGATGTTTTTGATGAGGGACGGCGGAGGCGGGGGCTTGAGCCTCTGGCCGAAAAGCTGCTGACCCTTGATGACCTGCGCCGCGCCGCGATCCTCAAATCGCAGGCTGGACAGGAACGTCGCAACGCGGCGTCGAAGGAAATCGGCCAAGCCATGGCCGCGAAGGATGCAACCAGGGCCGACGCTTTGAAGGCGGAGGTCGCCGAACTGAAGACGCGCCTACCAGCGTTCGAAGCCGAGGAGCGGCGCGCGAGCGAGGCGCTCGACAAAGCTTTGTCGGAGATTCCTAATCTTCCCCTCGAGGATGCGCCCTATGGCAAGGATGAAAACGACAACCCCGAGCTTCGGCGAGTCGGCGAGCCGCCGAAGTTTGCATTCAAGCCAAAAGAACATTTTGAGCTTGGCGAGGCTCTGGGCCTTATGGATTTCGGGACTGCGGCCAAACTGTCCGGCGCCCGCTTCGTCGTGAACAAGGGGCCGCTGGCGCGTCTGGAGCGGGCGCTAGGGGCCTTCATGCTCGATCTGCACACGGGGGAGCATGATTTTACGGAGGTCAATCCGCCGATCATCGTGAAGGACGAGGCGATGTTCGGCACCGCGCAACTGCCGAAGTTTCGGGATGATCAGTTTCTCGCAACAAGAAATGAAGCGATCAACGAAGCGATCCATCGAACTGTGGCGGAGCGTTACGAGACGAACGACGAGCCGGCGGAGATTGGCGCCCTTGACGTCAAGTTGGCAGAAAAATACTGGCTCATTCCCACCGCCGAGGTCCCGCTCACAAACCTCGTCCGCGAGTCGATTCTAGACGAAAAAGAGCTTCCGCTGCGCTTTACCGCCTGCACGCCGTGCTTTCGCGCCGAGGCGGGATCGGCCGGGCGCGACACGCGCGGCATGATTCGCCAGCATCAGTTCGCCAAAGTCGAGCTGGTGTCGATTACAACGCCGGAGCAGTCGCTGGTGGAGCATGAGCGGATGCTGGTTTGTGCGGAGGAGGTGCTCAAACGTCTGGGCCTTGCCTACCGCGTCGTCACGCTGTGCACCGGCGACATGGGTTTCGCCTCGCAAAAAACCTATGATATCGAGGTCTGGCTGCCAGGGCAGGATCGCTATCGCGAAATTTCGTCGGTCTCCGTCTGCGGTGATTTCCAGGCAAGGCGCATGAACGCCCGCTATCGCCCGGACGGCGCTAAAAACACCCGATTCGTACACACGCTCAACGGATCCGGGGTCGCCGTTGGCCGTGCGCTGGTCGCGATTCTTGAGAATTATCAGTGCGAGGATGGCTCGATTGTCGTGCCAGAGGCGCTGCGACCCTATATGGGCGGTATGCAACGCATTGAAAAACCAAATTAA
- a CDS encoding twin-arginine translocase TatA/TatE family subunit, translated as MSAILRIASTLGRRLFMFDFDAGKLIIIGIVALIVIGPKELPRVLRQLGQAVGKMRRMAAEFQGQFMEAVREADLADIKADVAKLAEGAKTDLAFNPVSDVKRQLTDAIDGIAAASPSAAVSAPELAAPHADSSLNSVALPHFPEASVEESDSPLALGVAPSVAESDASATPHREEPAANAIDAEMEALASALEAEMRTAPPLNADVAKAKKTISQDNG; from the coding sequence TTGTCAGCGATTCTTAGGATCGCGAGCACGCTCGGGCGACGTCTCTTCATGTTCGATTTCGACGCCGGCAAACTCATCATCATCGGGATCGTGGCGTTGATCGTCATTGGTCCCAAGGAACTTCCACGCGTCCTGCGCCAGCTCGGTCAGGCGGTAGGTAAGATGCGGCGCATGGCGGCCGAATTTCAGGGCCAGTTTATGGAGGCCGTGCGGGAGGCCGACCTTGCCGATATTAAGGCCGATGTCGCAAAGCTCGCCGAAGGCGCCAAGACGGATTTGGCTTTCAACCCTGTTTCGGATGTGAAGCGCCAGCTCACGGACGCCATAGACGGAATCGCCGCGGCGAGCCCTTCGGCGGCCGTGAGCGCGCCGGAATTGGCGGCCCCCCATGCCGATTCGTCCCTGAATTCCGTCGCTCTGCCGCACTTTCCTGAAGCATCGGTAGAAGAATCCGACTCGCCGCTTGCCCTGGGCGTCGCGCCGTCAGTTGCCGAATCGGACGCTAGCGCTACGCCGCATCGGGAGGAGCCGGCTGCGAACGCAATTGACGCCGAAATGGAAGCTTTGGCGAGCGCCCTTGAAGCCGAGATGCGGACGGCGCCTCCACTCAACGCCGATGTCGCGAAGGCGAAAAAAACAATATCGCAAGACAACGGGTGA
- a CDS encoding 50S ribosomal protein L23, with product MSGSKLALNAHHYDVIIAPVITEKATLASEANQVVFKVRKNSTKAEIKAAVERLFDVKVAGVNTLIRKGKRKTFKGVRGVQSDVKKAVVTLADGHKIDVTTGL from the coding sequence ATGAGCGGATCGAAACTTGCGCTGAATGCGCATCATTACGATGTCATCATAGCCCCGGTGATCACCGAAAAGGCAACGTTGGCGTCGGAAGCAAATCAAGTCGTCTTCAAAGTTCGGAAGAACTCGACGAAGGCGGAGATCAAGGCGGCCGTGGAGCGTCTGTTTGACGTCAAGGTTGCCGGCGTCAACACGTTGATTCGCAAAGGCAAGAGAAAAACCTTCAAAGGTGTGCGCGGCGTTCAATCGGACGTGAAAAAAGCGGTTGTGACCCTCGCCGATGGTCACAAGATCGACGTCACGACTGGTCTTTGA